From the genome of uncultured Fusobacterium sp.:
TTAAAAGTCTTTTTAACATTTTATCACTCCATTCCCTTTCTAAGTCTTGGATCAGAAATATATTGAACAATATCAAATATTAAATTGAATACTACAAATAATGTTCCAACCATTAAAACATATGCTTGTATTACTGGATAATCTCTATTAAAAATAGATGCTATACAAAGTTTTCCTATTCCAGGCCAAGCAAAAACATTTTCTACAACTATAGTTCCAGCAATCAGTTGTGGAATACTCATACCAATTGCTGTAATACATGAATGAAGAGAATTTTTTAAAATATGTTTCCTCAAAATATTTTTCTGTTGTAGTCCTCTTACATTAGCATATAATACATAATCTTCTTTCATATTTTCTAACATATTATTTCTAATCAATCTGATATATGTAGAAATATAAGTGAGAGCAACTGTAAAAGATGGTAAAATAAGATGTTTAAAAGATCCTGCTCCACTTGTAGGAAGTAAATCAAATTTTATACTGATTAACCATATCATTAAAAGTCCTACCCAATAAGCTGGCATAGCTGTTGTCATAAAAACGATTCCCCTCATCACTCTATCAAACCATGAGTCTTTATACACAGCACATAAGAAACCTATAGGCAAACTTAAGAAAATTACAAAAACTAATGACATTCCAGCTAATTGTAAAGTTGCAGGAAGACATCTTCCAATCTCTCCTATAACTGTACGAGCTGGATTAGTATAACTTACTCCAAAATCTAAAACTAAACATTGAAAAAACCATTTTATATATCTTATAAAAAACGGATCATTTAATCCTAATTCCTCTCTCACCTGTGCAATTGCTTCTTCTGTGATTATTGGAGTCTGCCTAACTCTAAGAGCTACTTCAGCTGGATCTGAAGGTATTAAATTTATAAATACAAAACAAACAAAAGATATACATATAAGTAAAGGAATACTCATTAAAACTCTTTTAATTATATAATTTTTCACTTTTCCTCCTTCTAATAAAAAGGATAGGCTAGGCCTATCCTCATGGTATTTATATTATTCAAAAGTCATTTCTGCAAATGGAACTTCATATTGAGTTTGTGTAAACTTAACATTTTTTAGTTTAGAAGTATAAATTGCTTTATTACACTCATAAGTAAGTGGAATATATACAGCATCTTCATGTAATCTTGTTAAAACAAATGTATATAATTTTTGTCTTTCTTCTTCATCTGTAGAAACAAGAATTTTAGTTATAGCTTCATCAATTTCAGCCTTATCCTCCAATCCTAATTGAGCTGCATAATCTCCATATACACGTTGACGCATTGCTGCTAAAGAAGATTGAGGATCATAAGGTGTTCCCCAACAAATATTAAATACCATATCAAAATTTCCAGCTTTCATATTATCACGATAAGATTGCTCCTCTTGTCCAGTAATATTAATAGCTATTCCTAATTTTTTATATTCAGCTTGTAAATATTCAGAAATAGTTTTTTCAGTAACACTATCACTATTATATAGTAAATTTAATTCTAATCTTTTTCCATCTTTAGTACGAATACCATCTTTTCCTTTTATCCAACCACTCTCATCAAGATACTTATTAGCTAAAGCCATATCGAAGTTAAATGGTTTTAAATCAATATCACAATATGGAACTGTTCTAGCAAAAAGTGTATCAGCTGGTTTTTCTAATCCATAGAATACCCCTTGAGATATTGCTTCCTTATTAGTTGCATGTTGTAATGCATATCTAATATTCTTATCTTTTAAAATCTCATTACTTGTATTTATAACAATCTGTCTAGTAGATGTTGGTTCTGATAAAGCAACAGTAAATTTTTCACTATTTTTATATTTATTTACAGCATCAGCATCTATCATATTTTTTCCAAATATTAAATCAATCTCTCCTTTTTCTAAAGCCAAGATACGAGTTTGATTATCTGGAATAACTTTTACTAATATTTTCTTTATCTCTGGAACTTTTCCCCAATAATTTTCATTAGCTTCAAATATTGCATACTCATCTGTTACAAATTTCTTTAAAACATATGGTCCTGTTCCTATGTAAGCATTTACTCCATCTTTAGTAGATCCATTTTTCATAGCTTTAGGGGATATCATTGCAAATGGTCTAGTTACCCCTAACTCGGTAAGCATTGGATAATATGGTTTACTTAATTTTATCTGTATTGTATAGTCATCTATTAAATCAACACTTTCTAGGAGGTGCATCATTTCTAGCCAAGTATGTCTACTTTTATTTTCTAAAATTGCATCAAAATTTGCTTTAATAGCATGGGCATCACAAATTGTTCCATCTGAAAATGTTACCCCTTTTCTTATATTAAATGTATAAGTTTTTCCATCTTCACTTATATTCCAACTTTCTGCTAAACAAGGTTCATACCCATTAGGTCCTATATTTACAAGAGTTTCATATAGCATCTCTTGTGCATACATCTCTCCAGCATAAAGATGAGGATTTAAATCTCTAATATCTCTATAGTTTACAAAAACAAGCTCCTCTTTTTTTTCGTTTTTTGTTCCTTCAGATTTAACCTCTTCCTTCTTTTCACCTTTTTCAGAACTACAACCTATCATTCCTGCTATAACAAACATACTAGCAAAAAACTTAATAATATAATTTTTCATCTTTTCCTCCTCTAATAGTTTATATATTAATATTTTAAGATGAAAAAATTATAACACAAAAAATTATAAATTTCAATATAAATATTTTGCTTATCAAATTAATTGTATGTATGACATTTAATATAATGATTATTTTCAAATTTTTTAAGTATAGGTTGTTCTTTATAACAAATCTCCACTGCTCTCTTACATCTATTTACAAATGGACATCCTTTTGGAATATTTGATGGACTTGGAATCTCTCCTTCCAATAGCTCTAATTTTTTATCCATA
Proteins encoded in this window:
- the opp1B gene encoding nickel/cobalt ABC transporter permease, coding for MKNYIIKRVLMSIPLLICISFVCFVFINLIPSDPAEVALRVRQTPIITEEAIAQVREELGLNDPFFIRYIKWFFQCLVLDFGVSYTNPARTVIGEIGRCLPATLQLAGMSLVFVIFLSLPIGFLCAVYKDSWFDRVMRGIVFMTTAMPAYWVGLLMIWLISIKFDLLPTSGAGSFKHLILPSFTVALTYISTYIRLIRNNMLENMKEDYVLYANVRGLQQKNILRKHILKNSLHSCITAIGMSIPQLIAGTIVVENVFAWPGIGKLCIASIFNRDYPVIQAYVLMVGTLFVVFNLIFDIVQYISDPRLRKGME
- the nikA gene encoding nickel ABC transporter substrate-binding protein codes for the protein MKNYIIKFFASMFVIAGMIGCSSEKGEKKEEVKSEGTKNEKKEELVFVNYRDIRDLNPHLYAGEMYAQEMLYETLVNIGPNGYEPCLAESWNISEDGKTYTFNIRKGVTFSDGTICDAHAIKANFDAILENKSRHTWLEMMHLLESVDLIDDYTIQIKLSKPYYPMLTELGVTRPFAMISPKAMKNGSTKDGVNAYIGTGPYVLKKFVTDEYAIFEANENYWGKVPEIKKILVKVIPDNQTRILALEKGEIDLIFGKNMIDADAVNKYKNSEKFTVALSEPTSTRQIVINTSNEILKDKNIRYALQHATNKEAISQGVFYGLEKPADTLFARTVPYCDIDLKPFNFDMALANKYLDESGWIKGKDGIRTKDGKRLELNLLYNSDSVTEKTISEYLQAEYKKLGIAINITGQEEQSYRDNMKAGNFDMVFNICWGTPYDPQSSLAAMRQRVYGDYAAQLGLEDKAEIDEAITKILVSTDEEERQKLYTFVLTRLHEDAVYIPLTYECNKAIYTSKLKNVKFTQTQYEVPFAEMTFE